GGGACCCCTGCTCCTGTCAGCTTGCCGTTCTCCGGCTTTAGACTACAAAAAGTGCTGAGGGAGTCTGCGCGGGACAAAATCATTTTCTTACATGGGAAGGTGAATGAGGCTTCTGGGGATGGGGACGGAGAGGATGCTGTTGTGATCATGGAAAAGACGCCATTTCAGGTGGACCAGGTGGCCCAGCTCCTGACCGGCAGCCCTGAACTCCAGTTGCAGTTCTCCAATGATATCTACAGCACCTATCACCTGTTCCCTCCAAGGCAACTGAGTGACATAAAGACGACCGTGGTCTACCCTGCCACAGAGAAACACCTGCAGAAGTACCTGCGCCAGGACTTGCACCTGGTCCGGGAGACAGGCGATGACTACAAGAATGTTACCTTACCCTACCTGGAGTCCCAGAGCCTCAGCATCCAGTGGGTATACAACATTCTCGACAAGAAAGCTGAAGTCGACCGGATTGTTTTTGAGAACCCAGATCCCTCAGATGGCTTTGTCCTCATCCCCGACCTCAAGTGGAACCAACAGCAGCTTGATGACCTGTACTTGATCGCCATCTGCCATCGCCGGGGCATCAAATCGCTTCGGGACCTGACGCCAGAGCATCTGCCACTGCTCAGGAATATCCTCCATGAAGGCCAGGCAGCCATCCTGCAGCGCTACCAGGTGAAGGGGGACCGCCTGCGTGTGTACCTGCACTACCTACCCTCCTACTACCACCTGCACGTGCACTTCACTGCCCTGGGCTTCGAAGCCCCCGGCTCGGGCGTGGAGCGAGCTCACCTGCTGGCTGAGGTGATCGAGAACCTGGAGTGCAACCCCAAGCACTATCAGCAGCGCTCACTGACCTTCACCCTCAGGGCCGACGACCCCCTCCTCAAGCTCCTGCAGGAGGCCCAGCAGCGCTGAGCCCTCATCGGGGGAGAAGCACAGACATGTGGgatgtggggcagggggagggtggaTTTTTATCTCcaatgggttttttaaaaaaatgtgttttgtacTGGCTTGTTCCTTGTGTGTGAATAAAGTCCTAGGCtcatttggtaaaaaaaaaaaaaaaaaaaaaagaaatatcttctcCCAAATAAACTAGTCCATCATTCTTAATTTTGACCTTCCACAAAATTTTAGGGCATGGACATAATTCAGCCAGGTTCTTTGCAATAGTATAGCAAGAATGGCCTTTTGTTCAATTTCCAATAGAATTTTTATTTGCATCTGAGACTAGTGCCCCATCTCCTTGTCTTCTGAGTCCTCATCAGAATGACAATAATACCCACTTACAGCATGCTAAACTTTTCCTAGCCTACTCCTCCAAACTCTTCCAACCTCTGCCCATTACCCAATGCCAAACCTGCTTCCACATTTTCAGGTATAGTTACCAAAACATCCCCAGTCCTCCTTATCAACTTTCTGTATTAGTCCCTTTTTCATTATTATAGTAAAACACCTGAAGCTgggtaactttataaagaaaagagttttATTCAGCTCACAGTTCCTGAGGTTAAAGGGCAAGTCTCCAACATCAGCTTGGTCCTGGCAACGGTCTCTTGGCAGATGGGATCACAACGCCAGGAGCACATGCAGGACGAAGAGATCACATCTCCAGTTGGAGCCAAAGTGTGACTCAAAGGAGAGGCTCTCATCAGAACTAactgagaggggccagtgctgtggtgcagcgggttaacgccctggcctgaagttccgccatcctatatgggcaccggttctagtcccagctgctcctcttctgatccagctctctgctatggcctgggaaagcagtagaagatggcccaagaccttgggacctgtgcctgcgtgggagacccagaagaagctcctggctcttggctttggatcgacacagctccggccgttgcggccaattgaggagtgaaccattggatggaagacctctctctgtgtaactctgactttcaaataaataattaaatctttaaaaacaaaacaaaacaaaacaaaacaaaactgaggatCCCACAAGACAACCTTAATCCCTTCTGAggtccccagtgacctaaggacctcctaCTAGGCCTCACTTCTTCAAGTCTCACCATCTCTGCACCACCACTCTGGGAACCCAGATATGGACCTCAGGGGACAAGCAACATCTAGAATTATTACAGAGCCTTATGGGCATGCATAGAGAAAAGGGAGATTTATTAATGAACATCGAAGCTGATGTTATTGTTCTCATTTACAGCTGAGGAAGGTGAGGTTAAGTATCATCCATAGAAAGAAGTACCACTGGGCACCTGTATTAAAATCTTCTGTTCCTCCCAACTGCCTCCACAGGGTAGGGGAACCCCTCTCTCCACAGCCATTTCGAGCACCACTTGTACTCAAACTCCTCATCATGGGCTCATGATGGGCAGCTTTGTGCCCTTGAGTACTACATTTTttgattattcattcattcaaaaatattaattgagCCCTGCAAATGGACCAGCCACTATGGTTGACTCTAAGATCTTGTCATCGGGGAGAAAAATATGTTACTTTCAACATTCACTTCTTTATGAGTAAATAAACCAGATACCTGCAGACTGCAATAAAGACTATACAGGAAATCAGTAGAATAATATGATAAATTGTAACCAAAGAGAGGGGGCTATTTTAGATAGGAGAGTCAGGGAAACTCTCAAAGAAGGTGACATTTCATCTGAAACCCAAAGGGTAAAAGACGAGAAGGAGCCAGCCCTTTTCCCACCAGATTAGCTTTCCTGTGTTTTATGTCAATATGTTGACATTCCATGTTACAGTCTTTATGGAAACTATTtccactgattaaaaaaaaaaaaaataaaagacgggtcggcactgtggtgcagcgggttaaagccctggcctgagtccagcatcccatatggacaccagttctagtcccggctgctcctcttccaatccagctctctgctacggcctgggaaagcagaagatggcccaagtccttgggcccctgcacccatgtgggagacctggaagaagctcctggctccagattggcacagctccggccgttgggcacagccatctggggggtggaccagcagatggaagacctctctctgtctctacctctctctgtaactctgtctttcaaataaataaaataaatctttaaaaaaagataaagatttgaaaaccttaaaaaaataaagatttgagtCCCCTTGTACTATACTAGATTTGGATATTATTGTGGAGGATTTATTCTTCTCTTAGGATTCCTTATGAGAATTAGGTGGGCGTAATGTTTGAGACAACTCAAGAataatattaagtaaaacaaTTGTTTCACTTGAACAAATGCATAAAATAGTGTTcctttattacaaaaataatattgTCCCCATGacacagaatattaaaaagtGCCTTGCCATcatcaaaaaaaataattaattgtttttgatgttttaaaTTCTACTCATTCTGTCAGACTTTTTAAATAGTCTACAAAATGTCCCATGATATTTGATAAATGTTTAAGCAATAAGGAAGGAAATACTAAGCTGGCAAATGTGGGATGTGAAAATGGTGCTATGGGCATGAGAAAACTGCTCCTATTATGTTAGCAAGTTTCGAGTCCTTTACAGAAAGAAGAACTGGCTTCTTAACGTCAGTTCTGCTTagtcatgtaattttttttcaaaattagtttGCAGTTCTGTGTTGGCTTTTTCACTGGCATCAACGTGGGAATAAAAGTCACATGAATTCAAATTACTGCTCATTTTTTCtctgctctttttctctttgacaCCTATCTAGAATTTGATGCTATGAAACTGGTAGCAAAGACATTTGGTCTTTACGAAAAACTTTGCATTCTATCTTTGGCGTAAAGCACTTGAACTATGCTTCTTTCAGTTGGGCAGAATCACTGTTCTACATGATTATGGTGCTTGGCATTAGGTGGTAAACTTGTTTGGTAATGAACATGTTGAGGGTTCATTGCTGTCCCTTGGCAATGCTGTGATGTTATTTTTCCTTGATCTTTCATCTCGCTTTGTCTCACCCTAGCAGGCAGAGCCATCCTAAGGCATGCTCACACCAAGCCCCAACCCAAGTCTGCATTCTCTGGCTAAGACCCTCAGGCACCAGATCTTCCTGAGCTCTTTCTCTTACTTATACCTCAGTGACTTTCAGTTAACATAAGACATTCACCCTCAAATATTAGACAAGGGGGAAATGTGGTTTTTCCTAGCTAAATACTTCCATTTTCATTCAATAATCTCTGAAGAGTTATGAATAACAGGATTTTGGGCAGCTAGATTGGGTGATAATGCCCCTACTCCCAACTTTCTTCAGGTGGTTTTCAAATTCTGCACCAGACAGGTACACCTTTGCTAAATGATGAAGTTGCCTGCCTTTCCTATTCAATAAAACTTGCTTACTCATGGCTCACAAAGTCCCCCAGAAATGATTAGTTAGCAATATTCCAACatttcagcaaaagcagtgactAAGACTATGGGATTTAAATTTGCAGTATGAAAAGAAGTCACATTGCTTATTTGCTAGTCAATGTTTTTGCTAAActagtttcttttatttaaaaaaattgcttacacaaagaaaaagaggaattcaaaaaaaatgtagaatattAGAGTTGGAAGGGGACTTTGGAACAATTTAAGCCAATGTActcattttacagagaaagaaactgagaCCACTAAGATTACTCAACTAGTGGTAGATCTCATCTTTCAGTTACAGTCTCTCGTAGCACCATGATCCTTTCTCTTTTCATAAGCTTATGCCAGTAACACTTTCATGTTCACTTGTCATTATTTAATTAGTGCCTATCTTCCCCACTACTCTGTTATCTTCCTGATTGCAATAATCCTGTCTTGTTTTCTTGCTTCTAGATGGAACAGCATAGGACATGAATATGTGTGGAGTCTCTTTAgtcagtttttcttaaaaaaatttttttttatttatttgaaaggcagagaggcatagagagatcttcagtctgttggttcattcccaaatgttcacaaaagccagtgctgtgtgaagctgaagccaggagtcaggaactcccacacgggtggctgGAAccagagtacttgagccatcacctacacCTCCTAGGTGTGTATtcagaagctgggtcagaagcgaaGGAACTGacattcaaaccaggcactctagtatACGATGTGAGGGTCCCAgttaagcagtgacttaactgctgccccaaatgcctactTAGATCATCAGCTTTTtgtcactataacaaaatacaagAAGCTAGTTAACTTTATAAaagcaaaagatttattttggcccAGAGTTCTAGAGGATCACAAGCGAGGACAGAGTAGACCCTATTGGTTTGGCTTCTAGTGACAGCCTTCTGCTGGCAGAATGCTGAGGTGGCATGGTGCATCACGTGACAAGAGATAGGGAGCAcgcatttctgtctgtctctaggAAGGCAAGAGGACTCAATCCTGGGAGCTTTTCCCTCATGacctaatccaatccaatcactttCCAAAAGCCACCCATCTGAAAACCATTATTGCATTAACTTTCTACCTTCTTAGAACTATTAACAAAAGACTTTGGGGACTGAACTCCTGAACACATAGAGACAAGTATTTAAACTTTGGCATTCTGCCCTTGGCCCCCTGAAACCTACATTCTCTTCACATATGGCATAcaatcatttcatttcattacCAGAAAGTTTTTTCATTACCAGAGATTTTATCTTTATCATTTAAGATTTTATCTTTATCATTTCATTACCAGaagtttctctgctttttaagatttattttttttgaaagccaaagtgaAGGGGGGAAAGAGGgttggcagagaaagagatcttccatctgctggttaactaccCAAAtggatgtgaagccaggagcctagaactccatctgtgtctcctatacgggttgaagggcccaaggacatggaccattttcccttcttttcccaggtgcattaacagggagctggatcagaagtagagcagttgggacttggaccagtgctccagtatgggataccagcattgcaagtagcagcttatcccactgtgtcacaatgctggcctaatAATTGTTTCAAAATCTTAATTAAGTACAGTTTGAAAcatttttacttatgtatttgaaagccagagttacagagggagagagaaaaagagagagagagagaaggagagaaagccagagagaaagagaaagagaatcttctatgtgccagttcactctccaaaaggttgtaacagttgaggctgggctaggctgaaaccaggagcctgtaaccccatccaggtcttccacattagTACAGGGCCCCaaaggccaatagcagggagctggatctgaagtaaagcaaccaggacttgaactggtgttaatatgggatgccagcattgcaagcagcagcttaacccgctgcatcacaatgctgatCCCTTAAGTGCAGTATGAATTGAAAAGTCCACAGTCTCATCTGAAACTCTAGGCAAATGCTTTCAACGTGAGCCCCTGTAAAGTCAAAAGCAAGATACATACTTCCAGAATAACAGTGGTGGGACAGGTACTGAGAATACATTTCCACTCCAGGCAGGCTCAGCAGTAATTGGCCCAAAGCAAGACTGAAACCCAACAGGGAAAACATTAAATCCTAAAGCTTTCAGTCAGGCATCCAGGGAACAGTATGGCAGGGCATGAGCTCCCAAGGCCTTGGGCAGCCCAACCCTACAGCTTCcctgggctcagcccctgctTCAGTTCTTCCCAGGCTGCTGTTGCACACCCTCCTATCCGGAACATGCTTTtccttcattctctctttctgaccAGAATGTGAATTTGTCAAATGTTTCCACTttgcttcctctctgtgtaactctgcctttcaaataaataaataaatagatctttaaaaaaaaaaaaaacaagagtggatttgttattacagaaaaatcaaaacaaaaaaacctttgttttatacctttgtcaaaacaatagttaagaatgttatactactatagtcttaatgatctgtgattactttttttttaacaggcagagtagacagtgagagagagaaacagagagaaaggtcttccttccattggttcactcccctatggccactgcggctggtgcgctgcagcaatccaaagccaggagccaggtgcttctcctggtttcccatgcaggtgcagggcccaagcacttgggccatcctccactgcactcccaggccacagcagagagctggcgtggaagaggagcaaccagggcagaatccggcgccccaaccgggactagaacccggggtgccagcgctgcaggaggaggattagcttattgagccctggcgccggccaatctgtgattactttaaaatttactgtatataggTGACATGgccatttttctattcaattattatttataactctTGTATATATTTctactaaactagggtctttttgcttcttgttaaacttcttctgttttttttaagatttatctatttatttgaaagtcagaattacagcagggggggtgaaccattggaaggaagacctttctgtctctctcactgtctaactcttcctggcaggaaaaaaaaaaaaaaaaagaattacagcaaaagagggagaaagaaagatcttccatctgctggctcactctcctaatggctgcaatgacctggactgggccaggctgaagccaagagccaggagcttcatctggatctcccacataggagcagaggcccaagcacttgggccatccttcactactttcccaggctcattggcagggagctggatctaaagtagagcatccgggactcaaaacagtgcccatatgggatgacagcgctgTAGATTACGGCTTGATCTGCTGCACCGCAGCACGGGCCccacttgttaaactttttattcagtgaagcattaagcctttttactataatgtaaagttaaaagatgttatctcaaaagctaataaaagaaagggagatagagggataggagggagaaaggaaatattatattcatagaattttatctatgaactttattgagtctgttaaaaactaattaaaatattttacaagatttttaaaattaatttaaaagatcaTATAGCTCTTCCCCAACTGCAAAAGAGACTAAGAAAGCTGTacggatggggccagtgctgtggcatatcttGTAAAtttgccgcctgcagtaccagcatcccatgtgggcgctggtttcagtcctggaagctcaacttctggtccagctctctgctatggcctgggaaagcactaaatacttgggcccctgcacccacgtgggagatctagattaaGCGCCCAacttctggccttggcctgcctcagccctggccattgcagccatcttggggagtgaaccagtgaaaggaagattccctctctatctctctctccttctcaatctctgtcactccctctctgtggctctaactttcaaacaaacaaacaaaccttttttttttttttt
The window above is part of the Oryctolagus cuniculus chromosome 11, mOryCun1.1, whole genome shotgun sequence genome. Proteins encoded here:
- the LOC100338456 gene encoding m7GpppX diphosphatase encodes the protein MADAVPQPVKRKREWDAEEAEAPSPEKKDGGVGNGTPAPVSLPFSGFRLQKVLRESARDKIIFLHGKVNEASGDGDGEDAVVIMEKTPFQVDQVAQLLTGSPELQLQFSNDIYSTYHLFPPRQLSDIKTTVVYPATEKHLQKYLRQDLHLVRETGDDYKNVTLPYLESQSLSIQWVYNILDKKAEVDRIVFENPDPSDGFVLIPDLKWNQQQLDDLYLIAICHRRGIKSLRDLTPEHLPLLRNILHEGQAAILQRYQVKGDRLRVYLHYLPSYYHLHVHFTALGFEAPGSGVERAHLLAEVIENLECNPKHYQQRSLTFTLRADDPLLKLLQEAQQR